In Nostoc edaphicum CCNP1411, the sequence GACAGGGATTTACAATCCCTGGCGGACGTGCGGTTTCGCGTTAAGTTGACACCAGTGCGCACAGACTTGCCCCCATACCATCATCAATTTAGAGAATGCCCCAGAAATGGAGTAAACCTTGACCAGAAAAAGCTTCAATTAAAATCGCAGATAGAAAACCAATCATTGCAAGACGACCGTTCCAATTTTCACTCTGAGGGGTGAAACCAAAACGCACAGCATTAGGATCTTCTGAAACAATAGGCGCAGGATTCTTAAAACCTGTCATCAGTAAAACTCCAAATTTCAAGTGTTGTAGCAGTTGTAACTGTCTGTAAAGTAATGTAACAGATGTTGAATAAAATGCAACATTGAGTGAATAAAGAAAATCTGAAGAAAAATCCGCTCAATGAAGAGGAATTAGGGCAAGCGGGAGAGTTTTCTCCTTTTCCCCCTGCTTCCTGCCCCAATATCCTGCTCCTTTGCTTCTTCATTCTGCGGTTTCCATAGCTTATTAGATTGAAAATTCCCAAACTAAAGCAAGAAACCGATAGAGTTCGATTCGCTCACAGATAGCCAACAAGAAGCTTTAGAGATGGCTGTCTTAAAAGCAGATCACATGACTCAGATTTTGCAAAACTTATTGGATCTAGCACGAGTAAGTCACAGTATGATGCCATTACAACCTGAATTATTGCTACTCAATTATTTGGTTGCAGACATAGTTATAGATGATAGAGAAATTTGAACATCAGGTATTGAAGGCAAAGTTGCCGTACTTTCAAAGCCAGGTTATGGTAGCACTTTTATCTCACATTACCTGCTTTAGGAGCAAAAATATGACAGCACATATCCTTTTGGTGGAAGATGAAGTCAAACTGGCGCGATTTGTCGAATTAGAGCTTAGTAGCGAAGGATACAAAGTAAGTGTAGCCCATGATGGCATTGCTGGTCTAACCTTGGCGCGAGACTCATCACCAGATTTAGCGATTCTGGATTGGATGCTACCAGGTTTAACGGGTTTGGAAATTTGTCGGCGTTTGCGAGCAACAGGCAGTACAGTACCAGTAATTTTGTTGACAGCAAAGGATGAAGTGAGCGATCGCGTGGCAGGATTAGATGCAGGAGCCGATGATTATGTAGTTAAGCCCTTCAGCATTGAGGAACTACTAGCTAGAATTCGCGCTCATCTCCGCCGCACACAAGAAACAGACGAAGATGTGCTGCAATTTGAAGACTTAAGCTTAAATCGCCGCACCCGTGAAGTTTTTCGGACAAAACGAAGCATTGAGTTAACAGCAAAAGAGTTTGACTTATTAGAATATCTCCTTTCACATCCTCGTCAAGTATTTACTAGAGACC encodes:
- a CDS encoding response regulator transcription factor, with amino-acid sequence MTAHILLVEDEVKLARFVELELSSEGYKVSVAHDGIAGLTLARDSSPDLAILDWMLPGLTGLEICRRLRATGSTVPVILLTAKDEVSDRVAGLDAGADDYVVKPFSIEELLARIRAHLRRTQETDEDVLQFEDLSLNRRTREVFRTKRSIELTAKEFDLLEYLLSHPRQVFTRDQILEKVWGYDFMGDSNIIEVYIRYLRLKLEENNEKRLIHTVRGVGYALRE
- a CDS encoding chlorophyll a/b-binding protein — protein: MTGFKNPAPIVSEDPNAVRFGFTPQSENWNGRLAMIGFLSAILIEAFSGQGLLHFWGIL